A genomic stretch from Anser cygnoides isolate HZ-2024a breed goose chromosome 30, Taihu_goose_T2T_genome, whole genome shotgun sequence includes:
- the LOC136787770 gene encoding olfactory receptor 14C36-like yields the protein MANSSSVSEFLLLAFADTRELQLLHFGLFLGIYLAALLGNGLILTAVACDHRLHTPMDFFLLNLALLDLGCISTTLPKAMANALWDTRAISYQGCAAQVFFFAFLITAEFYVLTIMAYDRYVAICKPLHYGSLVGSRACAQMAAAAWGSGFLTAVLHTATTFSLPLCQGNAVDQFFCEIPRILKLSCSDAYLREVGALVFNVSLVFGCFVFIVLSYVQIFRAVLRMPSEQGRHKAFSTCLPHLAVISLFISTGMFACLKPPSISSPSLDLVVSFLYSVVPPALNPLIYSMRNQELKHALWKLMTRCVSEAINFHSTSADD from the coding sequence atggccaacagcagctctgtgagcgagttcctcctgctggcgttcgcagacacgcgggagctgcagctcctgcacttcgggctcttcctgggcatctacctggctgccctcctgggcaacggcctcatcctcaccgccgtagcctgcgaccaccgcctccacacccccatggacttcttcctcctcaacctcgccctcctcgacctgggctgcatctccaccactctccccaaagccatggccaatgccctctgggacaccagggccatctcctatcaaggatgtgctgcacaggtctttttctttgccttcttgattacagcagaattttatgttctcaccatcatggcctacgaccgctacgttgccatctgcaagcccctgcactacgggagcctcgtgggcagcagagcttgtgcccagatggcagcagctgcctggggcagtggctttctcactgctgtcctgcacacagccactacattttccctgcccctctgccaaggcaatgctgtggaccagttcttctgtgaaatcccccggatcctcaagctctcctgctcagatgcctacctcagggaagttggggcacttgtgtttaatgtttctttagtctttggttgttttgttttcattgtgttgtcctatgtgcagatcttcagggctgtgctgaggatgccctctgagcagggccggcacaaagccttttccacgtgcctccctcacctggccgtgatCTCTCTATTTATCAGTACTGGCATGTTTGCCtgcctgaagcccccctccatctcttctccgtccctggacctggtggtgtcttttctgtactcagtggtgcctccagcactgaaccccctcatctacagcatgaggaaccaggagctcaagcatGCGCTCTGGAAATTGATGACTAGATGTGTTTCGGAAGCAATAAATTT